GTCTCCCACATCCGGTGGTAAAACTCCGCGTCGTGTTCACCGGATTTCAGAATCGCTGGCGTGCGGTCAATCAGTTCGTCCGCGGAGTAGCCCGACATGCGGCACATGGCCGCGTTGACCCAGAGAATACGTCCTCGCGCATCGGTAATCATCACGCCGCTGGCGGCGGTGGCCAGTGCGGTCCGTTGCAGCGCGGATTGCTCCTCCACGCGCTGACGATGAATCGCCTGGGCGAGGATCTCCGCGCCCACCCGCAAGGCCATCTGCTCCGCGGGCAGCCAGATCCGCTCGCTCAGACAGTCGTCAAATCCCAAAAATCCCCACCATTTGCCCTCCACGTGCACGGGCGTGACATGGATCGACCGGATCCCCTGCCGCTGCAGCAGCGGCCGCTCGCTCGGCGGTAGCAGCGCGACCGGCCCACTGATCGGCTCACCCGCTTCCAGCCTCTCGACCCACCGCTGGAAACCGGCGGCGCCCATATCCAGCTTCTGTAGTTCGGCGTTGTGGATCTGCGGCTCAATGCCCTCCGCCACCCACTCGAATAGCTGGCTTGTCAGCAACCGCCCGCGCTCGTCCCGCCAAACGTCAAACAGGTACGTGCGGCTGGCCTTCGCGGCGCGCCCCATGCGTTCGAGGAACTCGTTCATATGCGGCCGCCAGTCCACGTCGCGCAGAAACACGGCGGCGCACGCCGCAGCCGCCTCGAGCAGCGCATCGCGGCTGTCGCGTTCTTCCGCCAGCAGATGTGGCAGGATCGCCACGCTGATCGCATCGTTCACCGCGCACAGTCGCGCGCAGTGCACCGGCTCCAGTGCTGGTTCCCCTTCGTACGATTGCACCACCAGCACACCGTAACACTCGGACTGCCGCCGCAGCGGAATTCCGCACCACACTGCGGGCCGAACCGCCGGCAGCTCGAAGTGACCGGCGGCCGCCGCCTCCGTCAGCGCACGCGCATCCCCGACCCAGGGACGGCCCGTCCGCAGCACCTGTTCCACAGGACTCCGGCCGGATGCGGTGACCGCAGGCACAGGACTCCTTGAATCGCACCAATACACCACGCGGATCATCCCGCTCACCGGGCAGCGGATCGCCAGATGCACATTCGCCGCCGGCAACACCGAGGCCAGCGCCTCATGCACGCGACGGGCGACCTCCTCGAGGGAGGCCGCATCCGCTCCCGCGTTGCACAGTCGCTGGAACAGAAGGGTGATCTCGTGGTTGTCGGCCGCCATCACGAGACTTTCATTGCAGCTGGCGCCCTGCAGTTGTCGCGCCCCCTTCTCCCTCCCACCGCAGCTACTTCGGCGGAGCGGACGCTACCACCCCATGCTCGGCTGCCGGGGGCCAATGCGCACCTCTGCACCACCCATGCCGAAATTGTACGGCCATGTGGGTGTCCCGGCCCCCGTCGGGCGGAATGTCTCGACGCGATGGCGGCAATCCGGCCCCGCCAGCGGTGGCACAACGCCCCACGCCGGCACCCAGTAGACCCACGGCTCGACGTACCACACCGTCGTGTTGCCGCTCACCAGATAGGGTGGCGCAACGCGTCGCCGTTCGCGCCGGGCGCTCTCCTCCCGCTGCGCCTCCAGCTCCTCGGCCAGTTCGCGCGAGCGCCGCTCGCGGCGTTGTTCTTCTTCGAGCGCGCGTTGCGCCGCCAGCAGCGGTGCGGCGATGGAGACTCCAGGGTGCGCCTGCGCGAACCGGGCCAGTTGCTCGATCTGCTCCGCGGGCGTCAACGCGCGGTACTCCTCGCTCTCGATCAGCGCCCGCAGCTCGCGCTCACCTTGCGCCCGCCGGTGTCTCCGCTCCGCCTCCTCGCGGCGGCGTGCGAGCAGCTCCGCCTCCCGTTCCGCACGCGCCTGCTCCGCGGTGCGCATCTGAAGGGCAACCACCCGTCCCCCCCGAAGCTGGACGGTGCCAGAAGGATAGTAGAGAAGCTCGAAGTCCGAGCCGCGGATGTGCCCGCTCGGTGGGCCAAGTTCCGCCAGAACCTGCTCCCGTGGGTCACCGATGCGGACCGCTGCCCCCGCGCAGCCAGCCGCTGCGCAGAGCGCGACAACCATGGACCGCATCGCGCTCATTCGATTCACAATCTATGCCTCCGCGGTCCGTGTGCAAGCGCCGCCGGACTGCGCCGACGCGGACCTCATCACCTCGATGAACTTTAGAAACGCCCGCACATCGTGGTAGTTTGCCTTCCAGCCGTGGGCGCGCGCGGCACGCGCGGGCCGGCCATCCGCCTCCACCGAATCCCACCATACTCCCGTCTCGGGATCGGTCATCCATTGGTCCGCAAACTCCCACAGCCGGCGCATCGCCGCCGCCCAGCGCGGATCACGGTCCAGCGCCCAGGCTTCCGTAAGCGCCGCCAGCATCTCCGCCTGTACCCACCAGACCTTCCGTCGGTCCGTGGCGGGCTGTTCGCCCTCGCCGCGATGGTAAAGCCCCCCGCGCTCCGCATCCCAGCCGCACCGCAGCGCGTGGTCCAGATGTGCCCGAAAGTGCTCCAACGACAGCGGACGGCCCAGCGCCCGTTCCGCCTCGAGCATCAACCAGCCGAACTCGACGTTGTGACCGTAGGAGAGACCCGCACTGCGCGCATCGTCCACGGGGGACCAGTCCGGCTGACGGTGGAAGCAGGCCCGGGCGGGATCGCGCGGGTAGAACACTTCGCGATTGATCCGCAGCACTTCCTCCAACGCGTCGCGCACGTCCGCCTCACGCGTTTCCGCGTACAACTCGGTGAAGGCCTCCATCAGGTGCAGGTGGGTGTTCGCGCTCTTCAGTCCGGCCACTTCCGGCACCCCGGCGGGATCGCGCAGCGGCAGCGGCCGCCAGTCGCGCTCAAAGTGTTCCACCCAACCGCCGTGCCGGCGATCGTACGCTCGCTCGCGCAACAGCCGGAACCAGGCAAGCGCCCGCTCCAGCGGCTCGCGCCCTCCGCCCGCGCGCGCGTGTTCCACCAGCGCATAGATGCCGAACGCCTGGCCGTACATCATTTTTCTCGGATTGGTCGGCTGTCCGTCGGCGGCCACCGCCCAATACGCGCCGCCGTGCTCGGCGTCCCAGAACCGCCGCATCAGGTAGCGGTAGCCGGCGGCCGCGATCGCGCCATAGTCGCGGCGCGCGTCGCTGTAGCCAAGCCGGTGCACCCGCGAAAAGGTCCACACCATCCGGCTCTGCGTCACGAGCATCCGCTCCGGCGGGCCGCCCCGGGGCGGGTCATCCAACACAAACCCTTCCTGCTCGATCTGTTCGATGTTTCGGCCCCGCGCCGCCCAGTACGGCAGAATACGTTCGCGCAGATCGCGATCGAGACGCTCCGCCCGTGCCCTCAGCCACTCGATGTCATCCGCACCGCCCACGAGCGCCGCCGCCACGAGAGAGCCGGCCACACACCGCCAATCACAACACTTCATCTCCTCTTCACCTCCGGCACCTCGCTCCGATGAGTCAGTCTGAGCCGGCCGGTCTGCCCGCGCAACTCCCACCACTGCCGAACGCTCTCCAGCGGTCGCCGTCCTCCCCGAGAGCCGGCGCCGGCATCGGTTTCACCGATCGACGTCGCACCCCTGAACGCTCGCGACGCTCGCCGCTCAATCGCCCACCATTTCACTACCGCCAGCGCGTCTCTCCACGGCCGTTTTTACAACGGCGACTGCTTCGCACACAGATCGCCCAAGGACCTCCGCACAGCCCGTCCGCTCATCTCGGGCCGCGGCTCGACCGGCGCCGTGCCGAGACGGACGGCCGAAAGCTCTGCACCGAGCCCACGATCCCATCGGAAGTTTGGCCAAAAGCCGCCGCCCGTGGCCTCCTCGAGCGCGGAGCGCAGCTTCCCGATGCCAGCGCGGGCACGCACACTCGCCCCGGGCGATGCGCCCAAAACTCGAAACCGGTCATTCGGTCACGAAGACGCCGAACCGGTTGGAGTTGTACCGCCCCGTCGGCAGCGCAATGGCGACGGTGTTCGACGGCACCTGCACAATCGCCTGAAATTTCGTGACGCCCAGCCGCGGAAAATACCGGCTGGACACGATCACCTGCCGGGCCACCGTCTCACCCGGCGGCAGTTCCAACAACGCCTCTCGTCCCAGCGATACCTGGGACACCATCGGAGTCATTGTGTTATCTCTCTGCCCGGTCGGATAGGTCCAGACCAGCACCACCGTCGGCTCCTTCGGCAGCCAGATCGTCTGAGGGGAAACGTTTTGGATCACAACTTCAAAGGGGATCGGCTCGCCCCGGCGAACGCGGACTTGTTTGGAAGACAGCGCCACGGCGAGCGGCGGGTTCGTGACCGTCTCCTCCAGCCGCCCAACCGGCGCGGAAGGGCCGCCGGGCACAGTGGTGGTTGTCGCACAACCCGTCAGGCCAATGCACGTGGCCGCCATTGGGATCCATCTCCGCCGCCAGTCGCTCGGTTTCATGGTGGTGGACCTCTCGCCGCCGAACACGATCTCACCCTGCGCGCTCGAAACTCGCTCGCGTGGCCAAGAGGCGATTGCGGCGGACACCGAAACCATACGCCCGCCGCCGCGCTTCTGCGAATCGCGGCGCCATTACGGACGCAGAGCGAGGCCCGGCGGCCACCTGTTTTTCTCCGTCGCCCATGCTGGCGTCAATTCGCTGGTGCCAGCCGGCCCCGCTACTCACTCGATCAGCTCGAGCACTGCGACCGCCCGCTCCCACTTCTCGCGCAGCCGCCGGATCTGCAGCGTAAGCACCTGCGCCTCCCTGCGAAGCTCCTCCGCACGGGTGCCGTCCGCGACGGCTGCCTGCTGCAGCAGCTCCTGGCGGCGCCGGCTGAGATGGTTCCGCCAAAGCTGCAACACACACCCTCTGGCGGCCTCGAGCCTCATTTCCGGAGATCGGAGCGCCAGCGCGCGGTCCGACATCTCCAGCCGGGCAACGAGCCGCTCGAAGTCGGCGTCCTCTCCTCCCGGCGGCCACTCCACGGCGCCCTCGCCCGCGGCCAGCACCCGCTCATACACCCGCCGCAGCACTGGGTGGCTGATCAGTTCCGGTCGCGCGTAGGTCTGTAGCAGCGGTCGGCACTCGGGGTGGTGCAGCGCGATTTCCACCGTTTGCAGTTCGTCGTCGGGCGGCGGGGCGGCGGGAGCCGCCTCGGTCTCTTCGGAGACGCCGGGCTCCGCCCGGCCCTCATGGCGACGCCGCCATCCGTCAAACTCGTCGCGCATCGCCGCCGGCGTCACCCCCAACAGCTGCGCAATTCGCAGCAACATCTGCTCGCGCATCGCGGGAGAGGCAATCGCGCCAACCAGCTCCATCAATTGGCCCAGCAATCGCCGCCGTCCTGCGTCACTGCGCAGCTGCCCCCGCCCCGCGGCGACACGCACCACGAAGTCCACCACCGGCATCGCCGCCTCGATCGCGCTGGTCACCGCCTCCGCGCCGGCCCGCACGATCAGGGAATCCGGGTCCTCCCCCGCCGGCAGCACCGCGACGCGGACCGCCAGGTCCTCCTGCAGCAGTGTCTTCGCAGTGCGCACCGCCGCCGCCTCCCCCGCCAGATCGGCATCGAGCATCACAACGACCTCATCGGCATAGCGACGCAGCGTGCGCGCGTGGTCCGGCGTCACCGCGGTTCCCTGCGCGGCGACCGCCACCTCGATGCCGGCCAGCTGGCAGCGCAACGCGTCAATCTGCCCCTCGCACAGCACCGCCCGCCGCGTCTCGAGAATTCGCCGGCGCGCGAAGTGCAGCGCGTACAGCACCCGTCCCTTCTGAAACAGCGGCGTCTCCGGGCTGTTCAGGTATTTCGCGGGCGACTGGTCGTCGGGCAGGATTCGGCCGCTGAATGCGATCGGCCGGCCCTGCTCGTCGCAGATCGGGAACATCACGCGCCGGCGGAACCGGTCGCGGAGCCCGTCCTCCGTCCGCACCGCCAAGCCGGCGGCCTCCAGTAGCTCCGCGCTCCAGCCCGAGCGGGCGCCCCAGCGCAGCAGCGCGTCGCCGTCGCCCGGCGCCCAGCCGATCCGAAAGCGTCGCGCCGCCTCGCCGTCGAGGCGGCGTTCACGCAGATATCGGCGGGCCGCTTCCGCGTCCGCCGCTTCCGCCAGCGCGGCCTGAAAAAACGCCGTCGCGGCCTCATGCAGCGCCAGCAGCCTCGCGCGCTGGGAGACCGCCACCCGCTCACGCTCGTCCAGCTCGATCGGCACCCCCGCCCGCCCCGCCAGCATCCGCACCGCAGCGACAAAATCCAGCCGTTCGTATTCCATCACGAACCGGATCACGTCGCCGCCCGCACCGCATCCAAAGCAGTGATAAATCTGCCGCGCCGGGTTCACGTGAAACGACGGGGTTTTCTCCTTGTGGAACGGGCACAGCGCCCGGAACGAAGATCCCGCACGATGCAAAGGCAGATAACTGCTGACCACGTCTACGATGTCGCATCGCGACCGGATCAGCTCGATCGTTTGTCGGGAAATCGTCGCCACGGTGCCCGCCGAACTCTGCTCAAGTCTGTCCCCGACGGCCGCCGCCCGCAACCCCGCCGGCCGCCGCCGCGTGCTGCGGGCGCATCGGGCGCGCACGGTGGTGAGCGCGGCAGCCGCTGGAGACCGTGCGATGGTGGCAATGTCCAGTTCACCGGCTCGGTGGAGGGTGATAGGTCTTGACAGCGTACCTGTGCGGCGTTATGCTGGAGGACTCAAGAAGGTCCGCAGGACGTGAGCAGGAGCCTGAACAACTGCATGCAGCCCTCCATTCTCGGAGAGGGTCGGTGCTGATCCGCCCGATATGAGAAAGATCGAAAAACTGCTGGTGGCGAACCGAAGCGAGATCGCGATCCGCGTGATTCGCGGTGCGGCGGAGCTGGGCCTTCGGACCGTTGCGATCTACAGCCAGGAGGACCGCTTCGCGCTGCATCGGTTCAAGGCCGACGAGACCTACCTGATCGGCGAAGGCAAGGGGCCGGTCGGCGCCTACCTCGACATACCGGGCATCGTCGCACTGGCGAAAAAGGTTGGCGCGGACGCGATCCACCCCGGTTACGGGTTCCTTTCCGAGAATGCCGAGTTCGCGCGGGCGTGCCGCGACGCGGGCATTCTGTTCATCGGTCCGACGCCGGAAATGCTGGCGACGTTCGGCGACAAGATCGCGGCAAAGCAGATCGCGCAGCAGGTGGGGGTGCCGACGGTACCGGGCACCGACAAGCCGGTGCGTCCGGGTCCGGAGCTGCGACGGGCGGCGGCGCGGATTGGTTACCCCCTCATCCTGAAGGCCAGTTTCGGCGGAGGCGGACGGGGGATGCGGGTGGTCGAGAAGGCCGCCGACCTGGAGCCCAAGCTGGAGGAAGCGATGCGCGAGGCCGGCGGGGCGTTTGGCAACCCCGCGGTCTTCATTGAGCGCTACATCCGTCGCGCCCGCCACATCGAGGTGCAGATCCTCGGCGACGGCCGGGGCGGCATTCGGCATCTCTGGGAGCGCGACTGCTCCGTGCAGCGGCGCCACCAGAAGGTTGTGGAGATCGCGCCGGCGCCGAACCTCGACCCCGAGCTGCGCCGTCGCATCTGCGAGGCGGCCGTTCGGATGACCCGGGCGGTGAACTACCTGTGCGCGGGCACCGTCGAGTTTCTCGTGGATGCGGACACCGGCGAGTTCTATTTCATCGAAGTGAACCCGCGCATCCAGGTCGAGCACACCGTCACGGAGATGGTGACCGGCATTGACATCGTGCGGGCGCAGATCCTGCTGGCGCAGGGGCATGACTTTGACTCGCCCGAGCTCGCGATCCCGCCGCAGGAGGAGATCCGCGCCAACGGCTTCGCCATCCAGTGCCGCATCACCACGGAGGATCCCGAAAACCGGTTCATTCCGGATTACGGACGTATCTCGACCTATCGCTCGCCGGCCGGCTTCGGCATCCGGCTGGACGGCGGCACCGCCTACACCGGCGCGGTGATCACGCCCTACTACGACTCGCTGTTGGTGAAAGTGACCGCCTGGGCGCCGACCTTCGCGCAAACGATCCAGCGGATGAACCGCGCGCTGAGCGAGTTCCGGATCGGCGGCGTGCGCACCAACATCGCGTTCCTGAACCACCTGATTCTGCACCCGACGTTCCAGCGCGGCGAGGCCACCACCACGTTCATCGACGATACGCCCGAACTCTTCCGCTGGCCGAAGCGGCGCGACAGCGCGTCCCGGCTGCTCGCGTTCCTGGGCGAGGTGATCGTGAACGGCAACCCGGAGGTGAAGGGGCGCAGCGACGGCCGCGCGCTCCCCACCCCCCGCATTCCGCCCGTGCCCGCGGGTGAGCCGCCGGCGGGCCTGCGCCAGCAACTCCAGGCGCTCGGTCCCAAGAAATTTGCGGACTGGATCCTCACGCAGCGACGGCTGTTCCTCACCGACACCACCTTCCGCGACGCACACCAGTCGCTGCTGGCGACGCGGGTCCGCACCCGCGACATGGTCAATATCGCACCGTTCGTCGCGCACCGGCTGTCCGGCCTCTTCAGCCTCGAAATGTGGGGCGGCGCCACCTTCGACGCCGCGATGCGCTTCCTGAAGGAGGACCCCTTCGAGCGTCTCGCGGAGCTGCGCCGCGCGATTCCGAACATCCCGTTCCAGATGCTGCTGCGCGCGGGCAACGCGGTCGGCTACACCAACTATCCCGACGACGTCGTGCGTCGCTTCGTGCACGGCGCCGCGGAGCGCGGCATCGACATTTTCCGCATCTTCGACTGTCTGAACTGGCTGCCGAACCTCCGGCCGGCGATGGACGCGGTGCTCGAGACCGGCGCGGTCTGCGAGCCGGCGATCTGCTACACCGGCGACCTGCTCGACCCCCGGCGCGACAAGTACTCGCTGAAATATTACGTCAAGCTCGCGAAGCAGCTCGAGAAGGCCGGCGCCCACATTCTCGGCATCAAGGACATGGCGGGTCTCTGCAAGCCCTACGCGGCGGGCAAACTTGTGAAGGCGCTGCGGGAGGAGATCTCGATCCCGATCCACTTCCACACGCACGACACCGCCGGCGTGCAGGCGGCGGCCATCCTGCAGGCCGCCGAGGCCGGTGCCAGCATCGCGGACTGCGCGGTCGAGTCCATGAGCGGCTTCACCAGCCAAGTGAACCTGAACTCGATTGTCGCGGCGTTCCGAAATACGCCGCGCGACACCGGCCTGGATGCGGATGCGCTGAGCGAGTATGCGGCCTACTGGGAGGCGGTACGCGCGCTCTACTACCCCTTTGAAGCGGGGATGAAATCGAGCACCGCGGAGGTCTACCGCCACGAAATTCCAGGCGGCCAGGTCACCAACCTGCAGGAACAGGCCCGCAGCCTCGGCCTTGCGGACCGCTGGCCGGAAGTGCTGCGCGCCTACGCGCAAGTGAATGAGCTCTTCGGCGACATCGTCAAGGTCACGCCCACCAGCAAGGTCGTCGGCGACATGGCGCTGTTCATGGTCGCGAACAACTTGAAGCCAGAAGACGTGCTGGACGAAACGCGGCAACTGTCGTTCCCGGAGTCGGTGGTCGAACTCTTCGAGGGTAAGCTCGGCCAGCCGGTGGGCGGCTGGCCGAAGAAGCTGCAGCAGATCGTGCTGCGCGGCCGCAAGCCCCTCACCCGCCGGCCCGGTGAACTGCTGCCCCCGACCGACTTTGAGGCGATCCG
Above is a genomic segment from Kiritimatiellia bacterium containing:
- a CDS encoding AGE family epimerase/isomerase, coding for MKCCDWRCVAGSLVAAALVGGADDIEWLRARAERLDRDLRERILPYWAARGRNIEQIEQEGFVLDDPPRGGPPERMLVTQSRMVWTFSRVHRLGYSDARRDYGAIAAAGYRYLMRRFWDAEHGGAYWAVAADGQPTNPRKMMYGQAFGIYALVEHARAGGGREPLERALAWFRLLRERAYDRRHGGWVEHFERDWRPLPLRDPAGVPEVAGLKSANTHLHLMEAFTELYAETREADVRDALEEVLRINREVFYPRDPARACFHRQPDWSPVDDARSAGLSYGHNVEFGWLMLEAERALGRPLSLEHFRAHLDHALRCGWDAERGGLYHRGEGEQPATDRRKVWWVQAEMLAALTEAWALDRDPRWAAAMRRLWEFADQWMTDPETGVWWDSVEADGRPARAARAHGWKANYHDVRAFLKFIEVMRSASAQSGGACTRTAEA
- the dnaG gene encoding DNA primase, whose amino-acid sequence is MATISRQTIELIRSRCDIVDVVSSYLPLHRAGSSFRALCPFHKEKTPSFHVNPARQIYHCFGCGAGGDVIRFVMEYERLDFVAAVRMLAGRAGVPIELDERERVAVSQRARLLALHEAATAFFQAALAEAADAEAARRYLRERRLDGEAARRFRIGWAPGDGDALLRWGARSGWSAELLEAAGLAVRTEDGLRDRFRRRVMFPICDEQGRPIAFSGRILPDDQSPAKYLNSPETPLFQKGRVLYALHFARRRILETRRAVLCEGQIDALRCQLAGIEVAVAAQGTAVTPDHARTLRRYADEVVVMLDADLAGEAAAVRTAKTLLQEDLAVRVAVLPAGEDPDSLIVRAGAEAVTSAIEAAMPVVDFVVRVAAGRGQLRSDAGRRRLLGQLMELVGAIASPAMREQMLLRIAQLLGVTPAAMRDEFDGWRRRHEGRAEPGVSEETEAAPAAPPPDDELQTVEIALHHPECRPLLQTYARPELISHPVLRRVYERVLAAGEGAVEWPPGGEDADFERLVARLEMSDRALALRSPEMRLEAARGCVLQLWRNHLSRRRQELLQQAAVADGTRAEELRREAQVLTLQIRRLREKWERAVAVLELIE
- a CDS encoding pyruvate carboxylase yields the protein MRKIEKLLVANRSEIAIRVIRGAAELGLRTVAIYSQEDRFALHRFKADETYLIGEGKGPVGAYLDIPGIVALAKKVGADAIHPGYGFLSENAEFARACRDAGILFIGPTPEMLATFGDKIAAKQIAQQVGVPTVPGTDKPVRPGPELRRAAARIGYPLILKASFGGGGRGMRVVEKAADLEPKLEEAMREAGGAFGNPAVFIERYIRRARHIEVQILGDGRGGIRHLWERDCSVQRRHQKVVEIAPAPNLDPELRRRICEAAVRMTRAVNYLCAGTVEFLVDADTGEFYFIEVNPRIQVEHTVTEMVTGIDIVRAQILLAQGHDFDSPELAIPPQEEIRANGFAIQCRITTEDPENRFIPDYGRISTYRSPAGFGIRLDGGTAYTGAVITPYYDSLLVKVTAWAPTFAQTIQRMNRALSEFRIGGVRTNIAFLNHLILHPTFQRGEATTTFIDDTPELFRWPKRRDSASRLLAFLGEVIVNGNPEVKGRSDGRALPTPRIPPVPAGEPPAGLRQQLQALGPKKFADWILTQRRLFLTDTTFRDAHQSLLATRVRTRDMVNIAPFVAHRLSGLFSLEMWGGATFDAAMRFLKEDPFERLAELRRAIPNIPFQMLLRAGNAVGYTNYPDDVVRRFVHGAAERGIDIFRIFDCLNWLPNLRPAMDAVLETGAVCEPAICYTGDLLDPRRDKYSLKYYVKLAKQLEKAGAHILGIKDMAGLCKPYAAGKLVKALREEISIPIHFHTHDTAGVQAAAILQAAEAGASIADCAVESMSGFTSQVNLNSIVAAFRNTPRDTGLDADALSEYAAYWEAVRALYYPFEAGMKSSTAEVYRHEIPGGQVTNLQEQARSLGLADRWPEVLRAYAQVNELFGDIVKVTPTSKVVGDMALFMVANNLKPEDVLDETRQLSFPESVVELFEGKLGQPVGGWPKKLQQIVLRGRKPLTRRPGELLPPTDFEAIRRELAAKLHEEPTETDLLAYLMYPKVFLDFAHHRRQYGDTSLLPTDVFFYGMTPGREITVDLEPGKTIIVRLLAVGQPGDDGARDVFFELNGQPQNVRIVDRSHKSATVRRKKAEPDAPGHIAAPMPGKISTLAVQVGQSVKPGDKLLSIEAMKMETAVYAPVGGVIRELHVQPGTAVETRDLLLVIEPAGSKAA